aataaaacttgagagaaataataagacacacaaagggaatgtgtgcgtctttttcattttttttcgcaaattgcagtgagatgcggggctaatgtgcctccctttcccatgcgttcgtgtccccgcgcttagcgcatcgagcagacgccagccctggaagcgaaagtaatgttctggcgcgttcgagcactcattatgctcaatTATTCTTCCACGTCcacgtaaacgttaatgcggcaccggctcatgataccgccactctcgtgcccgtacaaatgtcgcaactttcattcccgtcccgcagaaacaggcagtacaccacagagaacgccgacacaacgcccacggccgctacataaaagaaaaggtagcggccgtgcaacgccgctcgcgtgctcgggctggctcaggcacgtcatgtgcacgtgaccatgcctgcgcatgacgtgttcatgcgtatgtgtcaagtgaagagggcagggaagggatttggcttgctaaggctacacggggcgagtggcaagggtttgaaactcgcctcctcgcatcatggtttcgcgccgccacaaattattgtttttgtcagctcgtaatgaaccgatttgaaaaaattcttccggcatactgctcttcattcggcacacagcaACTTcgagcgtctaactaaaatttgctatgtggcctggtgaggggccctttaaggcggatTAATTGTGCATTTAGTGAGGCACATAACAACGCCCAACTTGTCTGCGACATGCCTACTACAATAACAATATCCACCATTATGATGGCAAACATTTCATCGTAATGGTGGAGGATGGTAATCTGTGGACACATTTGCAATATggatgtggtttcttcccgacatacAGCCCTTTGTGAGGACTTTAAGCTGAGCATCAGGACACGACCTTCGCTACGTCGTGTTCTCCAGAGATGCCAGGTTTCTCTACTTTGCGCCAATCTGGCTAGTTCTTTAGGCCGGTGGCGCCAGAAAAAATTGTCTTGACCACGctttggctagtttcttgttgcctcaatttCAACCGAATTAGCAATATCTTGCGAGTACAGGATGAcgaagaaacttcgtcatcctgtaCGAATCACTCATAAAGTCAACAATTCTTGCTTTAATCTCAGAAATGATTTGAAGGGTTTTTGCTCAAAAGGCTCTTCAATTTATTCGTTTGAATAACAACTGTGCAGTTGTTTTCCTACACGTATGTCTACTCTTGGGTACTTTTACACCCTTCGCTCAATTTGCTACTTTATGGCTAGTTTTTCTCATCTCTTAACTATTTTTGTTGTTTccacctggcaaccctggtgttATCGCCATTGGCTCGCATTTGTATATGTGTCAGAACATTGTCATTGTCCTCACTGGATGACTTGGTGCTTAATGGAGCTCGCAGAACAAcggtacaaaagaatgaagccaGTTATTCCACTTCTAAACATTCTTATATTTTTATTCTCGTGCGTTTTTCTTGGTCGTCCAGTTGAGATTGTCAACGTCCTTTTTTTATTCGCACGGTCGTTCACTCTCCTTCGGTATTTCTCTTGTAAGGAGCCATCCGTTCGGCCACTTCTCAGCCTGAAGACGGTTGAGTGAGGCTGTAAATGCGGCCTCTCGTAAATAAATAGcgaaataaattaaataaataggCGCGACTCCACAATATTTGCGAGATGAACCTGAGCGCGAGAATGAAATAAATAGCACATGATGAACAAAGTGAAGCGCAATCTTTAAACATATGGCGCACTAAAACGGGTTATCACTCTCAGAGTTCATCCTTAGCGGATGGATAAAAAAATGCATGTTAGTATCAACCAAAATAACATTCATTTCTCAGAGATGCATACAACCATAAACTTATACAATGAGTTCTGGGAAGATGACATGCGGGAAACAATTCCTCCTAGTCGAGTTCCTCTCGTAAGGTCAAAACATGAGTAGCACATTCATTAGCTTGTATAATAATCAAATACTACATAGGTTCAGATGAACCTAAGACAACAAGTGAGCTCCAGCTCCGGCTGTCAACAATGTAATGCGCAGGACTGCTCTCACAATATGACCACAGATTCAATTCAAGAGAGTTTCTAATGTTCAAAAGCAAGCCGAACTCGTAGTCGACGATCTGAAGACAGCTTGTTTTTCCTATGCCCTAAGGCGGTGCCATGGAGAACATTATATGCTATATCCGGTGGCTTGTTTTTATGATGTCGATATAATTCCCTATTGTGCAAGTCATTGCTACTTGGTTGTTCACATGCCTTCAAGTCACATGATATTCTTTAGTCGCACAAAGTTGCGTGTCGCATCAGCTTCCGCCTGTAGTATGCTTTTCCAAGCTGCGCATATTGAAAACCTAAACTCATTCAGTACAGTTGAAGCTACAGACACTGCATTACGATTTCGCTATGCATGTTACCTCGTTTACGCAAGTCTGGAAACACTACTTAGCGCATAACCAAAATATGGGCTGTAAACAGGCTCCTAGTTGCGTTCGGGAAATTgttacttttatttttatttagatgTTAGATACCTCTAATGTTACATTTTTGAGATCTTTTATTCAAAATATCTGCTTAAATTCCTTGAGCGCCTAACTGAAATAGCCGCGACCACCATTCACTACAGCTTGGCTGTTGCTTCATTGAAGGTGGTTTGGTTTAATCCGTTGTATATTTAATCAAACAATATAGGGATACCGGAGTTGTCCTAGCAATTGTAAAGAGAGCATACAGATATACAGGCTATAGTCCTTGGAAAAGGACTCGCTACGAATACGATTTCTAGGCCCATACATAACAAGTCCCTGCAGAAGCTGACGCATCTCAGTTTGGGTTAACAGAACAAGCTGTGCAGGATACAACAGAACATAGTTTGTCTTCTAATATTACCGCAGAAATCAAATAAAAAACACTTTAAAACGACCTGCTGCGAAAAAAAGGGCATATAAATATTTTCTTTAAAGCACATTTTGTGGCGGCTAAGGCTTCTTCTACATGCTTTGCATCCACATGCGGATTTATTAATTGGAGTTCTCGGGTAGTGAGTTTTAATTTTTACGTTATCATCGTCCAATATCTGCGACGAGGCTGAAGTAATTTGCTTTGCATGAACGTGTGCAGTTCCTATTTAAAGTGGGCACTGGAAATCAATTACGAGCGAAACTACAATTTTAGAAGACATAAAAGGATGTCCTTTTCATGCCTCAGGAGCAAGTTTTCGACTAAGGTTTGTTTCCTGTTTTCCAAAAATACGTCAACGCACCGGTTCGAAAGCGAAGGAGCAAGGATGAAACGATTTCCAAGTGAACCAAGGTGAAGTAATTTCTGAAAAGTATCCTGCGTAGCTTTTGCAGCCGCAGCAAGACAACcttatgaaaataataaaactaTGCCCTAGCGCTGAACCAGCTTAACTGAGAAATATGTATATAGCTTTCAGACCTGTCAGTTGCATTCGAAAAAAAACTTCATGCTGGAAGGATACGTCTAAATGTGCATCTCGATTCCTGTTGGCAGATAGAAGTTACATGACACAATTTTTTGGGGAACTGATGACAGCATCGCCTGTGCCTTAAGCCAGACGCGTCAAGCCGTTCTGTGCTCGGGAGAGGTAGATTAGTCATTCCTTTGCGTAAAAATCTACACAGTAATGAATTACTCAACGCGAAGCATTGAGAGCACTTAATTCTTcgcccatcccttccccctgtacagggtagcataccggttatgccaaactggttaacatccctttctttcctctctcccgttttccttcctttagAAATAATATATCAAACGGAAGAAAAACAAGGTGGAAAGATCGAACAAAGACGTAACAGCTTCGTGCATATATGTCACATTCCCACAAACTCTCACAGGCCTAACATAGGCTTCAGTACATTGTAATATCGACAATGAATAATCGTGCACTCGTCTGGCACACACAGAAATCACTGAGACCTCGAAAGATCTGTTATAAATCTGTCTCAACGGTTAACAGTGACAGAAGGAATGAGAACGACCTATCCAAAGCATGCGTTGAAATTACCGCATTGGCTTCTGCAGGACTAGACATGGAAATAAAAATTGGGAATCAACGAAATTCATAAGTCTGCAAGGAATGTGTAGAGGTCATCATTCCTGTCACCGAGAGGGGTATCACAGTTTGCTTCGACATAAGGGAGTGGTAAAAGGGCTCTGTTTTCGTGCTCACTAAAAGGCGTTTCAGAGGGGGTGAAGGATACCGATACAAGAGTGCCGAAATTTGTCACCAATTCTCGCCAGGCAAAACTGACAGTTTGGCCAGTGAATATGAGCTGAAGTGCAGTGCACACTACGTAAACAGAGCAAAGAGTGCTGCAAGGACCACGAAGTCGAAGGAGATATGAATGGAGCAGCTTCATCCTCGACTTATTCTGTATTGTCCTTGAATAGGATTGGGAAACGCTTCTTCTAGAAAGAGTAGCTTTCACCCTGTTAATCTCCCTTCGATCAAGTAACCACTAAATAAATACAAGTGAATAATAACACGGACATTGCTTGTAGACCGACAAAACGACATCGATGGAGATCGCAAATGACCGCAGACAACCATTCAGTGGCGAGCTAATCACTTAAAACACCAAGGACAGCGCTCAGGTTCGTCTCCACCCAGATCTTCTCCATTCGTGACGCAAGTGGAAGAGAAACGAAACGAAGACAGGTGTCAAAACAAGACTGGTGTTCGGAGCAAAGCACGAAGGGAAAGAGAATGTTAAGAGGAGAAAGTAGTTTCTTTTGCCACGGCTCAGCATCGTAAAGTGTGGAACAAACTCAGCCAAAGTGCAGGAACACGTTGCGAGATTGGCCTTTCGGCATCATCTCGGCGCCATGTTCTCCGCTGTACAGTGCACGGAATAACCTGTCGCTCCGGCTGGGTCGACTGAGCATGCGCGGAAATGCGTTCCCGTAAACCTGGGCGGCCACGTACGCATGAGGTAGGTGCAACGGCCCTGACAAGCCCGAGTGACCCATGGTGATTCGGTCTGCATAGCCGTCTTCACCCATCAGCTCGCCCATCATCTGGGCGAGGGTGTCGTCGATGTAGTCGCTACTCTCTGTAGGCGGGGTGGACCTCTTCTTCCTGATGACCTTCTGGGTCTCGGGCTGACCATGACCGCCAGAGACCTTAGACGTGTCGGTCTCGTCCAGGTCTTGTGCCAAGACGAGATGATCGGAGCCGACAGCGGTGTCGTCGTAGCTGGCACCGCCGTCCCGTTTGCCGAAATGGAGGATTCGATGAGCCCTCTTGTTGGCTGCAGTGCGAGACGACCCTGCAGCTGCTTCAATCCCGTATTGCCAGGCGTTGGGCAATGACGAGAAGTTCGGCGCTTGCAGCCTTTTTCCAAAGTGGAGAATCCTGTTCCCCGCGCGCTTGTCCATGGGAAGTTGTTGCCCATACTTATATTCTTGGTCATCGTTTCCGATTCGTTTGCCAAAATGCATTATTCGGTTGCGCTTGTCGCCTCCCATTACAGATACGAGCCCGTCCTCACGCTTGCCGAAGTGCAGAATGGAGTGTTTCAGCTTCTTGTCCTTCATGGCTGCGGCGGCAGATCCGGCGCCTTCGGCGTAGAACGGGTATCCGGCTCGCTTGCCAAAATGCATGATTCGGTTTCCCAGACGTTTCTGTTCGTAGTAACTGCCGGACCTCTCCTGCGGTTCCCTCTTGCCGAAGTGCAGGATGCGGTTTCGCTTCTTCCATTCTTGAAACTGCCTCTGAAGTTGTCTCCCGATCCCGTTGAATGGCTGCAGCTGATCGGGCCTTCCGGAGTACTTGCTGCGGGCGGAAGCAGACCTCTTCACTGCGGTGGATGATGCGTCGTCCGTTGAGGACAGCGTCATTCCGGAAGAGTCTTCGTCCTCCCGCTTTCCAAAGTGCATGATACGGTTGCCTCGTTTCTCCTTTTCCGCTTCCTCAAGCTCATTGTCAACTTCCCCGCTACTGCTGCTTTGCCCAGCGCTGGGCCTCTTGCCAAAATGGAGAATCCTGTTAGGAGCCTTTTTGTCGGCCGATACAAAGTCAAACTCCGGTTCGCCTTCAAGTCCGGTTGAAACACCGTATTCGGGATCCCTCTTCCCAAAGTGCATCATGCGGTTTGCACCACGCTTTACTGATTCACCATCCATGGTGGAGTAGACGTTCTCCAAGGCGGCGGCTACGTCTTGCTCGCTAGTGCGTTTTCCGAAATGCATAATGCTGTTGTGGGATGCTCTCTTGACACCGTCGTTTTCGCCAACTGTTGAAGCAGTTTGGAGACGCTTGCCAAAGTGCATGATGTGGTTCGGAGAGCGCTTCGTCTTCGATGCTAGGACAAGGTTGTCCGAGTCGAGTGACTCGGCCTGTTGGTTCAACTGCTCGAAGCCTTCTGTTTTCGGCATCTGAGAAGATCCGAGAGATTGGACCTCTTGCACATTTCGCTTGAACCTGCGAAGAGTAATGTCGTTGTCAGTAATACATACATATCAGCGTCGCACGTCTAAAGAGATGTTCACAAAGAAAACGCTATAACCAAAGAAGACTGCTACCTTATATGTACTTCTCTATGTTAGCGAATGTGATGCTACAATAATATTTGAAGGTCTACGGAAGTCAGCATCCTAATTTGAATTGCCGGTTAGGTGCGCTCTGAGCTGAGACTGTAAATTTGTGCCGTATTTTACCCCTGTACTAACATTTCTGGAACTCTCAGCACAGCATCGTCGGACCTGAAAGACATGCTAGCTGCTAGTACAACATAGCTAGTTTGATGTATTTCCTACGCGTCTATTGTGCTATGACAAATAGGGATTTAACCACCAGGAACAGTGATTGAAGCATTTATCGAGTAACACACACGCTTTCTGCATGTAGATTTTCTCTCTTCTCACCGATACGTAGAAAGCAAATTTTACATGAGACATTCGCTTAATGAATTCtaaatgcagaaatggcgcgaGCCGCAATTTCTGGATGTATGCAAGGTTTTGGGACCTCGTAGGTCCCTTCCTCTTGGATAGACTCTATCAGTTGCGGAAATGGCATGATTATTTCTCCTCTCGCTTCTGTTTCCCGTTTCCAAGAGGATGATAAGTGGTTTGCTGTAACCACTAAACATCCTCCTTTCTACCGCGTGTACGTGGGCAACGTACGTGGGCAACGTTGCCAAAAAGCGGTTGTTGTTGCCGGGGTTCTTCTGAATACACCAAAGGCTCGTACCTATTAAAAGCCTATATAGTATGTTCAGTGCACCGCCGGCGACATTAGCTGCTCTTTCGAAACGTTGCCCATTTTATACACTCAGGGCTTAGCGACGTGATGGAAAGAGAAACCGACATGAGTGGAGAGGACAGGAAACGATGCAGCTTCCACAGTCGATGCAGTCTAACTTTCAAGAAGGGACCGAAAGGGTCTCAAAACGCCAGGCCTATATAAAAATTGAGCCTGGCGCCACTCCGGCTTTCAGAACTgcttcacccagccagacagatctttGTCAACGATGTTTACGTTTATAAATTTACGAATCAACCAAGCAATGGGTCAGTACTACGCCTATCGCAATCCAAATGTGTTTTGTTTCGTTATACCGGAAGTAACAATGCGATTCGTTGCCCCGAAGAAGAACAAACGCCTGATAAACGCACCAACGAGCACCTTTATATCTCTCCTTTCACTGGAATGGCGGAACAGTCTCTCACCTAAGTTGTTCTCCGCCGCTTCCTTCTTCCTCCGGTTCCCTCTTGCCAAAGTGCAGGAAGCTGTTGGGGCCATCCCGAAGTGTCCTCTTGGCCCATCGCAGAGCGGCCGCCTCCGGGCCCTCCTGGGACGCGGTcacctcgtcgtcgtcttcgtcttctccCCCACTCCactctgcctcttcttcgccCGAGGCTGTAGCATCGGAGTTGAGTACCGGAGACCTGTAGCAGCGCAATTGCAGTGTGGTGTTAGGCTAACAAGCAAGTCACCATTGAAGAGTGAGCGAGGTAGGCACAGTGCTAGAGCTCCGACAGTTGTGCTAACCTCGCGTCCCACTGAATCAAAAAGAGTACGGGAAATTAGGAATGTTTTGATCACCTGAGGCGGTAAGGTTACTTTAAAATTGGTGCAACAATCAGTTTATTTTCGAAATATCTATAATGGAAAACTACTCACAAAGCAGGTTCAGCTGTATTGTAGCGGGTAAGGTACGTGCTTTTTGTTTTATCGTATTGTGCATTGTTGTTCGTATAATCGTATGGAAACCAATCGGTAACCTAAATTTGTACCATTGTTGAGGCTCTTTTTTGATGCATATGCTCCATTCGAAATATTCATTTAAGATTGAACCTATCAATCATGTCACCTGCTATTGGTGTGACACAGCCACTTCATTTAGTGACATAATATGGGGTGAGAGGTGTCGCGTTTTGCGATAAGGTGCTGTAACCAGCTGTAGATACCATGCCTTTAGGCACATATTACACACGTAAACTACGGTGAATCCAGATTCCATAGGAACTGTCTGAACGGGCTGCTAGGGATCTAGAAACAGAGTCCTTTATAAAATATCTAACCCGTGAAAGTATTCCCGCCTCTAGTGCTTAGTGGCTGTTGGCTCGCGTTGCTGAGGAAGAGTCTGCAGCATCGGAAAACACTCGCGCAAACTTTCCCGTGTCATATATAATTAGCACCAGATACTAATAATAAATTTTATCCCTCGACTACATGgcagctctcatatatcactgggAGTTTCAGAGCCGTATCCCGTCCCCCCTTCCACAACCTAACTCAAAACACCCTTGCTTACCCGTAGTATGGCGCCGACAGCGCCCTTTTGCGTCCGAAATGTAGGAACCGGTGTCGCCGAGGTGGATTCAAAGCCGCTCTGAGCACGCCGTACTCGTCGACGGAACCGCTTGCATCGTCGAAGGCGCGTGCCGCTCTCGACACCCGGTTCAAGGCTCCCGGTCTTTCTGGTGACACACCATCGCTTGCGTGACTAGCACCTTCGGCGACACGGTGCAAATCTCCTAGCTGCGTTGGAGGTGGTGTACTCTGCTCCGGCTGGGACAGGAGCTTGGCATCTGAAaagttaacatcaataacaacatGGCAATTTAACGACTACAAGAAGAACGTAAAATTCGCAGAGCTTTCTAAGGTTCTGCTCTAGGAGGAGCATGAAAAAGTCAGACAGGGCCTTTTAAGACTCTGCTCTAAAGGGAGCCCGCGAAATTCCGGCAGGCTCTTTATAAGGTTCCACTACAGGAGGGGCATGCAAAATTCAGGCGAAGCCTTCTAAGGTTCTGGTATAGTAGGAGAATGCAAAGTTCGGGCAGAGCCTTCTACGCGTAAGGCTCTGCCTTAAGGGGAGCGCGCAAAATTGAGGTGGAGCCTTCTAAGTTTCTGCTCTAAGAGAAGCACGAAAAATTCAGACAGAGGCGTCTTAGGTTCTGCTCTAGGAGGAGCATGCAAATTTCAGACGGGTCCTTCTGAGGTTCTGCTCTAAGAGGACTTTGCAATATTAGGCATAGCCTCCTAAGGTAGTACTATAGTAGGAGCACGCAAAAATCAAGCAGAGCCTTGTAAGGTTCTGCTATAGGAGGAGCATGCAAAATTAAGGCAGAGCCTTCTGAGGCATgtctttgggcaagttggtgcacaCTTAATGCAGAACAATGGAGCTAAATAAACGGAGACGTGAGCGAGATTCTGAGCTTCTACcagacgatgacgtcatagtACACACTTTTATTCATAACGAATCAGAAAAACGATCTCATCTGAATCAGAAACGGCATCAGAAAAAAAAGCCAGTCAGTGCTCACAGCTATAAAATGCAGGTCAGCGTTGCAACTTCACCTTAATGAAGATAAAAACAACTTCCACCAATCGGCGGATGGTTGCTTCTTTCGGGAATCGTAACCCCTCAAGTTTATTTCTCTAGACAATACCTCATGATTCTACGAGGCTGTTTGAAAGTGTAAAAGTGGAGAATCATcgcgaaaagcaagaaaacaagaacaaactGCACTGAGCTGGAGTAGCGTTCAGTGTCTAATAGTTTCAGATAAAAGCGACGCAGCAGAGTCATTTGGCTCTACTGCGACACCAATGAATAATAATGAGAGCTCTACTTCTACCGCTCGCCATCGCCGAAATGAGACTTGCCTTTACGCAACGGGCATAACGCCACTGCCCTTACTACTCACATGGACTCATTTATTTTGACATTCCCGCTTAGTTAATACATTCAAGTTTCTAGATGAAACCCATCTGTGACAGAAGTGTAATAAGGCCACCTTGCTAACTCCTGCTAACCTCTGAGTGATGCGCGGGGTATTCTACGAACTGTGTCAATTTCGGCCCTGTATTGCGACCCCAGTGAAAGCCAGAAGAGTCTTAGGCACTCTTGCGTACTCTCAGAGCATAATCTCGAAATCCAGCAGTAGatatgagattttttttcttgcccgAAGCGTGGAAACGATAAGCAGAGAAAACTTCGGGCTAAAGAAAATGCCCACATCGCTTTGTTCGTTGGCTGGTGTTCCAACGTTTTGGTCCTtagttacatgtttttttttgtcacacgCTTCCATTGAGATCTTGTTTGCTGATGTTTGATATTTTTGAAATACTGGGATTTTTTCAAATATTTTATATAGAATACCTTTACAGGGCTTCCGCCTAAATTACGCTGCTTATGGAGGACACCAGCTTTAAAGCGTGCAGAATGTACGCCCATGCTTTAATATTTTACGTAAGAACCATCTTTCGTTTCACATGACCGTACTAACGTTTTGTGAAAGCTTCTTCCATTTCTTCGCTTATTATGACTTAGCGGCATGCCATGGAGCTACTGGACACTTTATCATCGCCATCTGCATCTTGATCATTCTATTTTATGTCCActacaggacgaaggcctctcccagcgACCTCCAATTCACGCaatcttgtgcgagctgattccaatGAACGCATGCCAACTTTTTGAGTTTCATCACTCCAGTTTACTCGCTGGTTTCCTCGGATGGGCTCCCGTACCTTGGCAGCCACTTCATTGCTATAAATGGCCACCGCTGTCTGTCCCACGTGCCTTTTATATCACCGCCTATCTCAGTGCGTTATTAGCCAACACATAAGCGATTCCGATAGGAAGGTTGTAGGGATTTCAAAGTATTCGCGAGCCTTTAAGGAACTCTGATTCTGCTTATCATTTTCGCATCCTGTCTTGGCACGCTGTCTCAAACAAATGAAACCACACCAGACACGGAAGTAAGAAAGGTCCACGCGCTCATCTTTGAATGTCTACGAAGAAACATGCTTTCCCTGCGTACCTTCAGCGGTGCAGACCAATAGCGGGCCACTGTAGCAGCCCACGATGCATAGAAGCAGCGCTATCTTCATGCTCCCACAGTCTAGGCTGAGTTCTCTgcaggaaaagaagaaaacagcgaGAAGATAAAGATTAGTAAGCGCTCAACGTTAAAAATACATAGCTCAGCATAAAATAAGCGGAAGTCCGCGACATTTCGACAGTGTTCGCAGTCAAAGCAACAGTTTGTTCCCGCATTTATGCAGATCCAGAATATTAACTAAACTGTTGCTCTCCTTAAAGAGTCTTGTTGTCATCCAAACCAGAAACAAGGTCGCCACGTGGAACATCAAAATTGAAATATACTTCCAGAAAGCATATTATCAAGTATGTTGAGTTTCACACCATTCTTAGCATCATTGTCAGGGTTAGTGCTTCTTCAGAACTTCCTGAAAGAAGCGTAGTGCTCAGTGGGCCTGCCCCCTAAGTGctccccaaaaaaaaaagcattttgaaAGCATTATTTTATCGATCGTATATGCTACAGCATATTCACGCGATATACATATATAGACAAGAAAATCATAGTTTGTTTATTGGATCAAGGGTTTTCACAACGTAGCGGATCACATTATTTTAAATGGCTGCAACAATACTGTTGCGGCTGTTCATCAATTTCGAAGGAAAAATACATATAACTACGCTCTAACAAAAAGGGGGTCATGCAGTATAAATTCCGTTATGCAATAAATCCTTATAAAAAACGGTGATAAAATATCAATAGTAATCCGAAAAAAGCACGTTTCCTGGGTTGGAAAGAGTATCCATACTGGTATTTAGATGCACTTTTCAAGTGATGAGCGGTCGCGCTTCAGTGTCTTCGTGAGCGTTTAATAACCGATCATAACATGGCAGTCTCTACATTTTTGTTGATAATGTTCAGGCCTGGAAGCCTATCGAATACGTGCAGTCAAATAGAAGCCATCTACGCTTTAGTTGCGTTGCGCGTGCGTTGCAACAAATAACTAAAGTGTACGTTGCTGCAACGATACTTTAACCAACAACGAGGCTTTAAACAGTTGGTGGAACATAGGATCAGAACATTCCAATTCATGTGACAAAACTTAAGCAGTAAAAATGCTGGCTGGTATCTTCCATGTCGCGGTAGTGAACCGGCGCCGGTATTATGATTAGCAGTACGATGTTCCGAGTAGTCGCAGTTATTGATGTTGCGTATTCATTAAACGTAAAATGATTAATTTTCTAGGCTTTATACATGTGCATTCACTACGAGTAGGTTTGTGGTACTAAATTAGATGATCTTCCCGCAGCGGTGTTCTAGCAGTTATGAcactcgacagctgacccgaaggtggcggaaTCAAATCCCAACCGCGGCGGcaacatttcgatggaagcggaatGCTAgcggctcgtgtgcttagatttaggtgccacttaaagaaccccaggtggtcgaaatttccaaagccctcctcTAGGGCGTACCTCAGAATGATATAGTGGTCTTAGTACGTAAAAACCCTACTGTTGTTATTATTACTAATATTACATAACTTAGATGGTCTTCCTTCAGAGTGAACAAGTTATTGCTAATACTCGAGGCAATTAGCCATAGCTTTCTGCAGGAATCTCATAAATCGCTTATCAATGCACTTAGTGTCAATAGAACAAGGCTGAAGCGTTGCTCTAAAGAAAAGAAGTACACTTGCCTGTCAGACCGCTGCTCATTCCAAAACAGTCGTTAACTCTTTAGCATGCACAACCTGCTTCGATGTGGTTCGGTCTTTTAAACGCGGAAATTATGCACATCACGAAGCCAAAacaagaaattgtttttctttcgcaGCTTTCCCCTTGAACTCTAGCGGTAAACACCAGCGTAAGCGAAGAGATATTGTCGCGCACCGCAATCTGCAAACCGCACGCGTTGTGGGAG
The nucleotide sequence above comes from Rhipicephalus sanguineus isolate Rsan-2018 chromosome 8, BIME_Rsan_1.4, whole genome shotgun sequence. Encoded proteins:
- the LOC119401787 gene encoding uncharacterized protein LOC119401787, coding for MKIALLLCIVGCYSGPLLVCTAEDAKLLSQPEQSTPPPTQLGDLHRVAEGASHASDGVSPERPGALNRVSRAARAFDDASGSVDEYGVLRAALNPPRRHRFLHFGRKRALSAPYYGSPVLNSDATASGEEEAEWSGGEDEDDDEVTASQEGPEAAALRWAKRTLRDGPNSFLHFGKREPEEEGSGGEQLRFKRNVQEVQSLGSSQMPKTEGFEQLNQQAESLDSDNLVLASKTKRSPNHIMHFGKRLQTASTVGENDGVKRASHNSIMHFGKRTSEQDVAAALENVYSTMDGESVKRGANRMMHFGKRDPEYGVSTGLEGEPEFDFVSADKKAPNRILHFGKRPSAGQSSSSGEVDNELEEAEKEKRGNRIMHFGKREDEDSSGMTLSSTDDASSTAVKRSASARSKYSGRPDQLQPFNGIGRQLQRQFQEWKKRNRILHFGKREPQERSGSYYEQKRLGNRIMHFGKRAGYPFYAEGAGSAAAAMKDKKLKHSILHFGKREDGLVSVMGGDKRNRIMHFGKRIGNDDQEYKYGQQLPMDKRAGNRILHFGKRLQAPNFSSLPNAWQYGIEAAAGSSRTAANKRAHRILHFGKRDGGASYDDTAVGSDHLVLAQDLDETDTSKVSGGHGQPETQKVIRKKRSTPPTESSDYIDDTLAQMMGELMGEDGYADRITMGHSGLSGPLHLPHAYVAAQVYGNAFPRMLSRPSRSDRLFRALYSGEHGAEMMPKGQSRNVFLHFG